In Luteitalea sp. TBR-22, one genomic interval encodes:
- a CDS encoding O-methyltransferase, which yields MPTPVLALATLLTSALVVATPLTWQAGRTGRSVLPALGRAVQSPTHDQAALDARVKAFLAERAGTWRDLNVPDVDGQTLHDLIVKNRYTRALEIGTSTGHSGIWIAWALSKTGGKLVTVELDEGRHKEAKANFDKAGLARYVDARLGDAHAIVPALEGPFDFVFSDADKDWYPNYFRAVFPKLVKGGVFTTHNVSESGRRGAMGSREYLAVLRATPGADTTVDERGGGLAITYKR from the coding sequence ATGCCTACCCCAGTCCTCGCCCTTGCCACGCTGCTGACCAGTGCCCTCGTCGTCGCCACGCCTCTGACGTGGCAGGCAGGCCGCACGGGCCGGTCAGTTCTGCCGGCACTGGGGCGCGCTGTCCAGTCACCAACCCACGACCAGGCTGCGCTGGACGCGCGCGTCAAGGCGTTCCTGGCCGAGCGGGCCGGCACCTGGCGCGACCTCAACGTCCCCGACGTCGATGGCCAGACGCTCCACGACCTCATCGTCAAGAACAGGTACACACGCGCCCTGGAGATCGGCACCTCCACGGGGCACTCGGGCATCTGGATCGCGTGGGCACTGAGCAAGACCGGCGGCAAGCTTGTCACCGTCGAACTCGACGAGGGCCGGCACAAGGAGGCGAAGGCGAACTTCGACAAGGCGGGCCTGGCCCGCTACGTCGACGCGCGGCTCGGTGATGCGCACGCCATCGTGCCCGCGCTCGAGGGGCCGTTCGACTTCGTGTTCAGCGACGCCGACAAGGACTGGTATCCGAACTACTTCCGCGCGGTGTTCCCGAAACTGGTGAAGGGCGGCGTGTTCACCACGCACAACGTGAGTGAATCGGGCCGCCGAGGCGCCATGGGATCGCGCGAGTACCTGGCGGTGCTGCGCGCGACGCCAGGGGCTGACACCACGGTGGACGAGCGCGGCGGCGGGCTGGCGATCACGTACAAACGCTAG
- a CDS encoding efflux RND transporter permease subunit, protein MSGHPPGPDPLLHVHNTARFFTENRQIAWVLLVATLLWGVYGYMGMAKRKDPVVPVLYAAAICPWPGASAEKIEQLVTRRIEERIAENARVERIESTSRGSVAIILIALDERTEDARKELDDIALRLAAIRDLPAGAGPIEFQKDFGDTAALMLTVASPPVNGIELELRARGIREAIESTRQGATGTRATVVVPFPVSIAPSIAARQRDIIVTALTARDLGRDIRTFDGPGFVGADIETTLDDEALASGVRTLIDENLLPAELPPDVWPPVLVRDPKDTQARMAAVAGDKYTYRDLDRFTDQIKRVLQTVPQVSKITRAGLLPEQIYLEYSQERLASYGLQLTKLADILRARNITVPGGILDVRGKRVAIDPSGEFTSESQIGDVLVGTTAEGRPIYLRDGVQVVRAYQTPARYLNYYQARGADGTFHRSRAVTLAVQMRPGEQIAAFGEAVDAALADLRASGLPHDLIVDRPSDQPLQVRESVDLFMRSLYEAIILVILVALVGFWEWRAALLMALAIPLTLAMTFGMMHVLHVDVQQVSIASLIIALGLLVDDPVVAGDAIKRELQAGRPPILAAWLGPTRLATAILFATITNIVAYLPFLLISGNIGKFIYSLPVVLACSLVASRIVSMTFIPLLGYYLLRPSRTPEPPIEHRRAHGVTGAYYRLAGWALDHRWATLAVAMLLLVATLAASRGIRIQFFPKDLAYLSYVDVWLPEDATLSATRERAGAAEAVIRRVAAEFGRTHTGEDGKARAVLESLTTFVGGGGPRFWFSVAPELFQPNYAQIIIKVGDKHDTRLLVPLLQRALAAEVAGARIDVRELENGKPVGIPVAVRLSGDNPAELRRMAEGVKAIFRSVPKADRVRDDWGADSFSVKLQVDSDKANLAGVSNLDVALSSVTGMNGYPLTVLREGDQQIPVVARLRPEERARITDVQNLYVYSQVSSQRVPLRQVSEVTYAMQTEKIRRRNQFRTISVSAFPVPGALPSEVLRAARPKLDAFARTMPPGYRFVIGGEYEEQVKGFRQLAIVMLVSVSAIFMALVFQFRNVIKPLIVYSAIPFGVAGALLGLDVMGAPFGFMAFLGIASLVGVIVSHVIVLFDFIEERHEHGAPFREALLDAGIVRLRPVMVTVGATVFGLVPLAMHGGPLWEGLCYTQIAGLTIATGVTLVLVPVLYAIFVQDLKWLAWEEASSPPAIEAAPVEPA, encoded by the coding sequence ATGAGCGGCCATCCGCCGGGACCCGACCCTCTCCTGCACGTCCACAACACGGCGCGTTTCTTCACCGAGAACCGCCAGATCGCCTGGGTGTTGCTCGTCGCCACGCTGCTGTGGGGCGTGTACGGCTACATGGGCATGGCCAAGCGCAAGGATCCGGTGGTGCCGGTCCTGTACGCTGCGGCGATCTGTCCCTGGCCGGGCGCGAGCGCCGAGAAGATCGAGCAGCTGGTCACGCGGCGCATCGAGGAGCGGATCGCCGAGAACGCGCGCGTCGAGCGGATCGAGTCGACCTCGCGCGGCAGCGTCGCGATCATCCTGATTGCCCTCGACGAGCGCACGGAGGACGCGCGCAAGGAACTCGACGACATCGCCCTGCGGCTGGCCGCGATCCGCGACCTGCCGGCCGGCGCCGGGCCGATCGAGTTCCAGAAGGACTTCGGCGACACGGCCGCGCTGATGCTCACGGTCGCCAGCCCGCCGGTCAACGGGATCGAGCTCGAGCTGCGGGCGCGCGGCATCCGCGAAGCCATCGAGTCGACGCGCCAGGGCGCCACCGGCACGCGGGCCACCGTGGTCGTGCCCTTCCCGGTGTCGATCGCGCCGTCGATCGCCGCCCGGCAGCGCGACATCATCGTCACCGCGCTCACCGCACGGGACCTCGGCCGCGACATTCGCACCTTCGACGGGCCCGGGTTCGTCGGCGCCGACATCGAGACGACGCTCGACGACGAGGCCCTAGCGAGCGGGGTGCGCACCCTGATCGACGAGAACCTGCTCCCGGCCGAACTGCCGCCCGACGTCTGGCCGCCGGTCCTCGTGCGCGACCCGAAGGACACGCAGGCCCGCATGGCGGCAGTGGCCGGCGACAAGTACACGTACCGCGATCTCGATCGGTTCACCGACCAGATCAAGCGGGTGCTGCAGACCGTGCCGCAGGTCTCCAAGATCACCCGCGCCGGCCTGCTGCCCGAGCAGATCTACCTCGAGTACTCGCAGGAGCGCCTGGCCTCGTACGGGCTGCAGCTCACCAAGCTGGCCGACATCCTGCGGGCCCGCAACATCACCGTGCCCGGCGGCATCCTCGACGTGCGTGGCAAGCGCGTCGCCATCGATCCGTCGGGCGAGTTCACGTCCGAGTCGCAGATCGGCGACGTGCTCGTCGGCACCACGGCGGAGGGGCGGCCCATCTACCTGCGCGACGGCGTGCAGGTGGTGCGGGCCTACCAGACGCCGGCGCGCTACCTGAACTACTACCAGGCGCGTGGTGCCGACGGCACCTTCCACCGGTCCCGCGCCGTCACCCTCGCCGTGCAGATGCGGCCTGGCGAGCAGATCGCCGCGTTCGGCGAGGCCGTCGATGCCGCGCTGGCCGACCTGCGAGCCTCGGGCCTGCCGCACGACCTGATCGTCGACCGCCCGTCCGACCAGCCACTCCAGGTGCGCGAGAGCGTCGACCTGTTCATGCGGAGCCTCTACGAGGCGATCATCCTGGTCATCCTCGTGGCGCTGGTCGGCTTCTGGGAATGGCGCGCCGCGCTGCTGATGGCGCTGGCCATCCCGCTGACGCTCGCGATGACGTTCGGGATGATGCACGTGCTGCACGTGGACGTGCAGCAGGTGTCGATCGCCTCGCTGATCATCGCGCTCGGGCTGCTCGTCGACGACCCGGTGGTGGCCGGCGACGCCATCAAGCGCGAGCTGCAGGCCGGGCGGCCACCGATCCTGGCGGCCTGGCTCGGGCCGACGCGCCTGGCCACCGCCATCCTCTTCGCCACCATCACCAACATCGTCGCGTACCTGCCGTTCCTGCTGATCAGCGGCAACATCGGCAAGTTCATCTACTCGCTGCCGGTCGTCCTCGCATGCTCGCTGGTCGCCTCCCGCATCGTGTCGATGACGTTCATCCCGCTGCTCGGGTACTACCTGCTGCGCCCGAGTCGCACGCCGGAGCCGCCGATCGAGCATCGCCGCGCCCACGGCGTCACCGGGGCGTACTACCGGCTCGCCGGTTGGGCGCTCGACCACCGGTGGGCGACGCTCGCGGTCGCGATGCTGTTGCTGGTGGCGACGCTGGCCGCCTCGCGCGGGATCAGGATCCAGTTCTTCCCGAAGGACCTCGCGTACCTGTCCTACGTGGACGTGTGGCTGCCCGAGGACGCCACGCTGTCGGCGACGCGCGAGCGCGCCGGGGCGGCCGAGGCGGTGATCCGTCGCGTCGCCGCGGAGTTCGGGCGCACGCATACCGGTGAGGACGGCAAGGCCCGCGCGGTGCTCGAGTCGCTGACCACGTTCGTGGGCGGCGGCGGACCGCGCTTCTGGTTCTCGGTCGCGCCGGAGCTGTTCCAGCCCAACTACGCGCAGATCATCATCAAGGTCGGCGACAAACACGACACCCGCCTCCTCGTGCCCCTGCTGCAGCGCGCCCTGGCCGCGGAAGTGGCCGGCGCGCGCATCGACGTGCGCGAGCTCGAGAACGGCAAGCCAGTGGGCATCCCGGTGGCGGTGCGGCTGTCGGGAGACAACCCCGCCGAACTGCGCCGCATGGCCGAGGGGGTGAAGGCGATCTTCCGCAGCGTGCCGAAGGCCGATCGGGTGCGCGACGACTGGGGCGCCGACAGCTTCAGCGTCAAGCTGCAGGTCGACTCGGACAAGGCCAACCTCGCCGGCGTGTCGAACCTCGACGTGGCGCTCTCGTCGGTGACCGGCATGAACGGCTACCCGCTCACCGTGTTGCGCGAGGGCGACCAGCAGATCCCGGTCGTCGCGCGCCTGCGGCCCGAGGAGCGGGCCCGTATCACCGACGTGCAGAACCTGTACGTGTACTCGCAGGTCTCGTCACAGCGCGTGCCGCTGCGGCAGGTGTCCGAGGTGACCTATGCGATGCAGACCGAGAAGATCCGGCGTCGAAACCAGTTCCGGACCATCAGCGTGTCGGCGTTCCCGGTGCCGGGCGCACTGCCGTCGGAGGTGCTCCGCGCGGCGCGTCCGAAGCTCGACGCCTTCGCCCGCACCATGCCGCCGGGCTATCGCTTCGTGATCGGCGGCGAGTACGAGGAGCAGGTCAAGGGCTTCCGGCAGCTGGCGATCGTCATGCTGGTGTCGGTCAGCGCGATCTTCATGGCCCTCGTGTTCCAGTTCCGCAACGTCATCAAGCCGCTGATCGTGTACTCGGCCATCCCGTTCGGGGTCGCCGGGGCGCTCCTCGGGCTCGACGTGATGGGCGCGCCGTTCGGCTTCATGGCCTTCCTCGGGATCGCGAGCCTGGTCGGCGTCATCGTCAGCCACGTGATCGTCCTGTTCGACTTCATCGAGGAGCGGCACGAGCACGGGGCGCCGTTCCGCGAGGCGCTGCTCGACGCCGGCATCGTCCGCCTCCGTCCGGTGATGGTCACCGTCGGTGCCACGGTGTTCGGCCTCGTGCCACTCGCGATGCACGGCGGGCCCCTGTGGGAGGGGCTCTGTTACACCCAGATCGCCGGGCTGACGATTGCCACCGGGGTGACGCTGGTGCTGGTGCCCGTGCTCTACGCGATCTTCGTGCAGGACCTGAAGTGGCTGGCGTGGGAGGAGGCCTCGTCCCCGCCGGCCATCGAGGCCGCACCCGTGGAGCCCGCTTGA
- a CDS encoding class I SAM-dependent methyltransferase: MSQWLARRIESVLASRLNPEVPALGLRLADGDLRAIGQGDPLATIVIHSRRGLAALASMDATRIAEAYRAGAIDVEGSLQRILALREAFADRHPITDTWRFIRPLFFGQVNSDKKWIADHYERDGDFYTSFLDRRHRCYSQGLFASPDEPLEDAQTRKLDAAVEALGLGAGARVLDVGGGWGAFTEHGGRHGLHVTSLTISRASERFIQGIIDAQGLPCRVVREHLMEHESAEPYDGIVNLGVTEHLPDYPATLKKYQQLLKPGGFIYLDASAARVSHDYSAFLLRHLFPGNGTTLCLHKYLAAVADSPFEVLRVHNDRENYRLTTLHWARNLDAQKDFICERYGPETWRTFRLYLWGCVDGFERDMIQAYRWVLQLPR; this comes from the coding sequence GTGAGTCAGTGGTTGGCCCGACGGATCGAGTCCGTGCTGGCCTCGAGGCTGAACCCCGAGGTGCCTGCGCTGGGGCTGCGCCTCGCCGACGGCGACCTGCGGGCGATCGGGCAAGGCGATCCGCTGGCGACCATCGTCATCCACTCGCGGCGCGGGCTCGCGGCGCTGGCCAGCATGGACGCGACCAGGATTGCCGAGGCGTACCGCGCCGGGGCCATCGACGTCGAGGGATCGCTGCAGCGCATCCTGGCGCTGCGCGAGGCCTTCGCCGATCGCCACCCGATCACCGACACCTGGCGGTTCATCAGGCCGCTGTTCTTCGGGCAGGTCAACAGCGACAAGAAGTGGATTGCCGATCACTACGAGCGCGACGGCGACTTCTACACGTCGTTCCTCGACCGTCGGCACCGCTGCTACTCGCAGGGGCTGTTCGCGTCGCCGGACGAGCCGCTCGAGGACGCACAGACCCGCAAGCTCGACGCCGCGGTCGAGGCCCTGGGCCTTGGCGCCGGGGCGCGCGTGCTCGACGTCGGAGGCGGCTGGGGGGCCTTCACCGAGCACGGCGGCAGGCACGGCCTCCACGTGACGTCACTGACGATCTCGCGCGCCTCGGAGCGATTCATCCAGGGCATCATCGACGCGCAGGGCCTGCCCTGTCGCGTGGTGCGCGAGCACCTGATGGAGCACGAGTCGGCCGAGCCCTACGACGGCATCGTGAACCTCGGGGTGACCGAGCACCTGCCCGACTACCCGGCAACGCTGAAGAAGTACCAGCAACTGCTCAAGCCGGGCGGGTTCATCTACCTGGACGCCAGCGCCGCCCGCGTGAGCCACGACTACTCGGCGTTCCTGCTGCGGCACCTGTTCCCGGGCAACGGCACCACGCTGTGCCTGCACAAGTACCTCGCGGCCGTGGCGGATTCGCCGTTCGAGGTGCTGCGCGTGCACAACGACCGCGAGAACTACCGGCTCACCACCCTGCACTGGGCCCGCAACCTCGACGCCCAGAAGGACTTCATCTGCGAGCGGTACGGCCCCGAGACGTGGCGCACGTTCCGGCTGTACCTGTGGGGGTGCGTCGACGGCTTCGAGCGCGACATGATCCAGGCCTACCGCTGGGTCCTGCAACTGCCGCGCTGA
- a CDS encoding cyclic nucleotide-binding domain-containing protein, with product MTSDPSISAIDVAARGLLRGIAVRTAATGTLLCEGGSPATEAILLVNGIVEAVDGPEVYTRQLIAGTGEPPVFVRGLRARTEVRVARVPVDRLEAAAPGQAAALTEVLLDRLLRRELVANASAIFGDLDGQALADIDDASDWVDLKRGGILMRQGDTGDRVFVLLSGRLQAVHEGANGASRVVGDIAAGETVGEMSFFTGEPRSATVRAVRDSLLIGLDRAIVDRLIATRPSAMRHIIKVQIDRVRRANSGVPLRAPLTNIAVVPLDDLVPTGQFCRDLASALEPFGAVVHVDAERLDQRLQQPGLADSPEDGPESTRLAAWLEELERAARFVVYETSARHPGWVARSISRADCVVLVGRGSGDPAPTEIERIVAREEGEHGAAQRLLVLLHDDEALPSGTSRWTAARAVSRHHHVRLSRPGDIARVARFLADRAVGLVLGAGGARGFAHIGVLRVLQEAGIPIDLVAGTSMGSAMAAQHAMGWSPDRIMETADDVWNRIRPHTEYTLPLLSLVRGQSAQKCGEMMYGTTCIEDLWLPYFCVSADLTDASMYVHRDGSLLLAVTASSSLPAVIVPTQAGDHLLCDGSLFNTLPVNLARASGCGTVIASRVSVPQDKDFVYEQIPSLREVLGAKLRRRPLRYPSIMSVLLRSSMLAAVDQENKESLSADLLFAPALEQFGLMEFTALKQIAAVGEADARRQVAEWQAEGRLARIPRERTGE from the coding sequence ATGACCTCCGACCCGTCCATCAGCGCCATCGACGTTGCCGCCCGCGGGCTCCTGCGCGGCATCGCCGTCCGCACCGCTGCCACCGGCACGCTCCTCTGCGAGGGCGGCAGCCCCGCCACCGAGGCCATCCTCCTCGTCAACGGGATCGTCGAAGCGGTGGACGGGCCCGAGGTCTACACGCGCCAGTTGATTGCCGGGACGGGCGAGCCGCCGGTGTTCGTGAGGGGGCTGCGCGCCCGGACCGAGGTGCGGGTGGCGCGCGTGCCCGTGGATCGCCTCGAGGCCGCGGCACCAGGGCAGGCGGCAGCGCTCACCGAGGTGTTGCTCGATCGCCTGCTGCGCCGCGAACTCGTCGCCAACGCCTCGGCGATCTTCGGCGACCTCGACGGACAGGCGCTCGCCGACATCGATGACGCCTCCGATTGGGTCGATCTCAAGCGGGGCGGCATCCTGATGCGGCAGGGCGACACGGGTGACCGCGTGTTCGTGCTCCTGTCGGGCCGCCTGCAGGCCGTGCACGAGGGCGCCAACGGCGCCAGTCGCGTGGTGGGCGACATCGCCGCCGGCGAGACCGTCGGGGAGATGTCGTTCTTCACCGGCGAGCCTCGCAGCGCGACGGTGCGGGCCGTGCGCGACAGCCTGCTCATCGGGCTGGATCGCGCCATCGTCGATCGGCTGATCGCGACGCGCCCCTCCGCGATGCGGCACATCATCAAGGTCCAGATCGACCGCGTGCGCCGCGCCAACTCCGGTGTGCCGCTACGCGCTCCGCTCACCAACATCGCGGTCGTTCCGCTCGACGACCTGGTGCCGACCGGCCAGTTCTGCCGGGACCTCGCAAGTGCCCTGGAGCCGTTCGGCGCCGTCGTGCACGTCGATGCCGAACGGCTCGACCAGCGCCTGCAGCAGCCGGGGCTCGCCGACTCGCCGGAAGACGGCCCCGAGTCGACGCGCCTGGCCGCATGGCTGGAGGAACTCGAGCGCGCCGCCCGCTTCGTCGTGTACGAGACGTCGGCGCGGCACCCCGGCTGGGTGGCCCGCAGCATCAGCCGCGCCGATTGCGTGGTCCTGGTGGGCCGCGGTTCCGGCGATCCCGCGCCGACCGAGATCGAGCGCATCGTCGCGCGCGAGGAGGGCGAGCACGGGGCCGCTCAGCGACTGCTGGTGCTCCTGCACGACGACGAGGCGCTGCCCTCGGGCACGTCGAGGTGGACGGCGGCGCGGGCGGTGTCGCGGCATCACCACGTGCGCCTGTCGAGGCCGGGCGACATCGCGCGCGTCGCGCGCTTCCTCGCCGACCGCGCGGTCGGCCTCGTCCTCGGCGCCGGCGGCGCACGGGGGTTCGCCCACATCGGCGTGCTGCGCGTGTTGCAGGAGGCAGGCATCCCCATCGACCTCGTCGCAGGCACCAGCATGGGCTCGGCGATGGCCGCCCAGCACGCGATGGGGTGGTCGCCCGACCGGATCATGGAGACGGCCGACGACGTCTGGAACCGCATCCGCCCGCACACCGAGTACACGCTGCCGCTGCTGTCGCTCGTGCGCGGCCAGAGCGCGCAGAAGTGCGGCGAGATGATGTACGGCACCACCTGCATCGAGGACCTGTGGCTCCCGTACTTCTGCGTGTCGGCCGACCTCACCGACGCCTCGATGTACGTGCACCGCGACGGGTCGCTGCTGCTCGCCGTGACGGCGAGCTCGTCGCTGCCGGCCGTGATCGTGCCGACCCAGGCCGGCGACCACCTGCTCTGCGACGGGTCGCTCTTCAACACGCTGCCGGTGAACCTGGCGCGCGCCTCCGGCTGCGGCACGGTGATCGCCTCGCGTGTGTCGGTGCCGCAGGACAAGGACTTCGTCTACGAGCAGATCCCCTCGCTGCGCGAGGTGCTCGGGGCGAAGCTGCGACGGCGCCCGCTCCGCTACCCGAGCATCATGAGCGTGCTGCTCCGGAGCTCGATGCTGGCGGCCGTCGACCAGGAGAACAAGGAGTCGCTCAGCGCCGACCTGCTCTTCGCGCCCGCCCTCGAGCAGTTCGGGCTGATGGAGTTCACGGCATTGAAGCAGATTGCCGCGGTGGGCGAGGCCGACGCCCGCCGACAGGTCGCCGAGTGGCAGGCCGAGGGCCGGCTGGCCCGCATTCCGAGGGAACGTACCGGTGAATGA
- a CDS encoding TrpB-like pyridoxal phosphate-dependent enzyme translates to MTDRVKFLLDESKLPTTWYNLAADLPAPCPPPLHPGTLQPLGPDDLAPLFPMALIEQEVSTEREIEIPGPVRDVYRQWRPTPLFRARRLEQALQTPARIYYKYEGVSPAGSHKPNTSVAQAFYNREAGIRKIATETGAGQWGSSLAFAGALFGIEVQVFMVRVSYDQKPYRRALMETYGASCVASPSPLTNYGRAVLEKDPDCKGSLGMAISEAVEVAATNGDTNYALGSVLNHVLLHQTVIGKEAMAQLEMADDYPDVIVGATGGGSNFAGIVFPFIGAKLRGGKDVRIVAVEPAACPSLTRGTYAYDFGDTAHMTPLTKMHTLGSTFMPPGFHAGGLRYHGMAPMVSHLKELGLIEARALMQRDCFDAGVQFARAEGILPAPEANHAVRGAIDEAIRCREEGVSRAILFNLCGHGHFDMQAYMDYFAGKLVNQTYDESELAMALAGLPSVNG, encoded by the coding sequence TTGACCGACCGTGTGAAGTTCCTGCTCGACGAATCGAAGCTCCCCACCACCTGGTACAACCTGGCCGCCGACCTGCCAGCGCCCTGCCCGCCGCCGCTGCATCCCGGCACGCTGCAGCCGCTCGGCCCCGACGACCTCGCGCCGCTCTTCCCGATGGCGCTCATCGAGCAGGAGGTCTCCACCGAGCGCGAGATCGAGATCCCCGGCCCGGTGCGCGACGTGTACCGCCAGTGGCGGCCGACGCCGCTGTTCCGCGCGCGGCGCCTCGAGCAGGCGCTGCAGACGCCGGCGCGCATCTACTACAAGTACGAGGGCGTGAGCCCGGCCGGGAGTCACAAGCCGAACACGTCGGTGGCGCAGGCCTTCTACAACCGCGAGGCGGGCATCCGGAAGATTGCCACCGAGACCGGCGCGGGCCAGTGGGGGTCGTCGCTGGCCTTCGCCGGCGCGCTCTTCGGCATCGAGGTGCAGGTCTTCATGGTGCGCGTGTCGTACGACCAGAAGCCGTACCGCCGCGCCCTGATGGAGACCTACGGCGCCTCGTGCGTGGCCAGCCCGTCGCCGCTCACCAACTACGGTCGTGCGGTGCTCGAGAAGGATCCCGACTGCAAGGGCAGCCTCGGCATGGCGATCTCGGAAGCCGTGGAGGTCGCCGCCACCAACGGCGACACCAACTACGCCCTCGGCTCGGTGCTCAATCACGTGCTGTTGCACCAGACCGTGATCGGCAAGGAGGCGATGGCGCAGCTCGAGATGGCCGACGACTACCCGGACGTCATCGTCGGAGCGACGGGCGGCGGCTCCAATTTCGCCGGCATCGTGTTCCCGTTCATCGGCGCGAAGCTGCGCGGCGGCAAGGACGTGCGCATCGTGGCCGTGGAGCCGGCCGCGTGCCCGAGCCTGACGCGCGGGACGTATGCGTACGACTTCGGCGACACGGCGCACATGACGCCGCTCACCAAGATGCACACGCTCGGGTCGACCTTCATGCCGCCCGGGTTCCACGCCGGCGGCCTTCGCTACCACGGCATGGCGCCGATGGTGTCGCACCTGAAGGAGCTCGGCCTGATCGAGGCCCGCGCGCTGATGCAGCGCGACTGCTTCGACGCCGGCGTGCAGTTCGCCCGCGCGGAAGGCATCCTGCCGGCGCCCGAGGCCAATCACGCAGTGCGCGGCGCGATCGACGAGGCGATCCGCTGCCGCGAGGAGGGCGTGTCGCGCGCCATCCTGTTCAACCTGTGCGGCCATGGACACTTCGACATGCAGGCGTACATGGACTACTTCGCCGGCAAGCTGGTCAACCAGACCTACGACGAGTCGGAACTCGCGATGGCCCTGGCCGGCCTGCCGTCCGTGAACGGATAG
- a CDS encoding efflux RND transporter periplasmic adaptor subunit: MHTARAWALTAFLLTIGGCHAETPYEKPITPVGVAVAREVHASGTTRYSATIDAATRVDLSFRVGGYVRALGVVDEGGVRRPLRDGDPVRKGQALATIDQTDGGERVKQGRAQLAEATAAAAQAERSLARARGLFEKDALTRPEFEAAQTAAEAARARVTAAEAAVRQVEAVAGDATLVAPFDGILLRKQVSVGALAMPGQPAFTLADITTVKVVFGVPDVALATVRQSVVEVEADAFPGVTFPARLTHVSPVADPRGRVFDVELAIANGDGRLRPGMVASVGLREADAGPPEIVIPLAAITRPPGASSGYAVYVVQGQGDATRVAQRTIEIGELRGNEVTVRRGLARGDRVVVSGTTMVTDGAPVRVVL; the protein is encoded by the coding sequence ATGCACACCGCGCGCGCGTGGGCCCTGACGGCCTTCCTCCTCACGATCGGGGGCTGTCATGCGGAGACCCCTTACGAGAAGCCGATCACGCCGGTGGGTGTTGCGGTGGCGCGCGAGGTGCACGCCTCCGGCACCACGCGCTATTCGGCGACCATCGATGCGGCCACCCGCGTCGACCTCTCGTTCCGCGTCGGGGGCTACGTGCGCGCCCTTGGCGTGGTCGACGAGGGCGGAGTGCGCCGACCGCTGCGCGACGGCGACCCCGTGCGCAAGGGGCAGGCGCTCGCGACGATCGACCAGACCGACGGGGGCGAGCGCGTCAAGCAGGGCCGCGCGCAGCTGGCCGAGGCCACCGCCGCCGCGGCACAGGCCGAGCGGTCCCTGGCGCGGGCCCGTGGCCTGTTCGAGAAGGACGCGCTGACCAGGCCGGAGTTCGAGGCGGCACAGACGGCCGCGGAGGCGGCACGGGCGCGGGTCACGGCGGCCGAAGCGGCGGTGCGGCAGGTGGAGGCGGTGGCCGGCGACGCGACGCTCGTCGCGCCCTTCGACGGCATCCTGCTCCGCAAGCAGGTCTCGGTCGGCGCCCTCGCGATGCCCGGGCAGCCGGCCTTCACCCTGGCCGACATCACGACGGTCAAGGTGGTGTTCGGCGTCCCGGACGTCGCGCTCGCCACGGTGCGGCAGTCGGTCGTCGAGGTCGAGGCCGACGCGTTCCCGGGCGTGACGTTCCCCGCGCGGCTGACCCACGTGTCGCCGGTTGCCGACCCACGCGGCCGTGTCTTCGACGTCGAGCTCGCGATCGCCAACGGCGACGGCCGCCTGCGTCCCGGGATGGTCGCCTCGGTCGGCCTTCGCGAGGCCGACGCCGGCCCGCCCGAGATCGTGATTCCCCTCGCCGCCATCACGCGCCCGCCCGGTGCGTCCTCGGGGTATGCCGTGTACGTGGTGCAGGGGCAGGGCGACGCGACCCGCGTGGCCCAGCGGACCATCGAGATCGGCGAGTTGCGCGGCAACGAGGTGACCGTCAGGCGCGGTCTGGCGCGCGGCGATCGCGTCGTCGTGAGCGGCACCACGATGGTCACCGACGGCGCGCCCGTGCGCGTGGTGCTCTGA